CGTGGTTTCACGTTTAGCTTCAAGAAAGAATATGGTTTAGTGACCTGTGATCTGGCGGGTAATAATTTAGCGCTTCAGCTGGGTGAAGAATTTGAAGATCATTTAAAAGCCTAGTCAAGAACAATATTCAGGAGCATAGCGAGGTGAATAGTCACTGAATATGTTGATTGAAAGCCAATAATAAATTCAGCAATATTTATGTTTATATTTTTAAAGTATTTTTTAAAATATTCATGCCCAAGGATTTGGGCTTTTTTATATCCATAATTTTTTCATGGCTATGGATCAAATCTAAATACCTACCATTAAAATTCTATGACCCGTTAAAAATTCTATTGCATTCAGCTATAGAGATCATTACAAAAACAACAGGCAATAAAAAAGCAAGGTCAATAAACCTTGCTTTAATTATGGTGGGGACGGAGAGACTCGAACTCTCACACCTTGCGGCGCTGGAACCTAAATCCAGTGCGTCTACCAATTTCGCCACGTCCCCATAGAATACTCATCATATGAGTTTCAAAAAACTTGGCAGAGGATCAAGGACTCGAACCTTGACGAACGGTTTTGGAGACCGTCATGCTACCATTACACCAATCCTCTATTTCGTTTAACTTAACATAAAAAGCATTAAGTTAAATTACTTGGTGGGGACGGAGAGACTCGAACTCTCACACCTTGCGGCGCTGGAACCTAAATCCAGTGCGTCTACCAATTTCGCCACGTCCCCAATGGCTGTGTATATTATAGAGATCATTATCACCTGACAAGTCCTTTTTATGAAAAATACACTCGTTTGACTAAATATAAAACAATTTGGTTATTCAGTGCTTTTTCTTTGCTCATTTTGGCTTAATAACTGTTTTATTTGATAAAAATTTGTACAACGATGGCTTTTTTCTTTGCTTAATAAGCCGCTTAAAACAGCTTCGAAAACCTGATATCGCTTTGGCAACTCAATTTTAAGCTGCTGACAGTGTAATTTTGCCCAATCTAGATAGCTTTTAGCTTGTAATTTTTCTTGTGTTAGCCATTCCAACCAAATAATACCCAGTGCATAAGCATCACTGGCATAAGATTTAGCCTGTGCATGAAATAATTCCGGTGCCATATAGCGTGGTGTAGCGGTATGTTTAATATTTTGAGAAAATTTCACCGAAAATGCCTGCTCAAAATCAATCAAGACTGCTCTATCGTGTATTTTCCGAAAATGCTCCACTTTTAGATCGCCATGCACCCATGAAAGTGCATGCAGTTGTTTAAGCAGATCTAAACTTAAATATAGACATTGATAAATTTCAGCTTGGCTCAAACTGTGCGGAGAGTGCTGAAATAGAGGGTCAGTGTGCCCAAGCAATATCCCCTGCTCTAGATAATCCTCTTGTAGACCCAAGCACGTTGTATCAATAACCTCGAACCGCGCGAGTAGCTCAGGCGCTTGTTTTAAAATATGTCGATAACATTGAATTTCATTATAGAGCGCGACTTCATGTTCAGCACTGTGGGATTTTAATTGCAGCTTTAACCAAAATAATTGATCGTAAAGCTGAACCTGAAACAGCCTGCGACCAAAATTTTGACTCCGCGCTGGGTTAAGAGCTTGCTTGAGCTGAGGCTGAATGATGCGCCACTGAATTTGATTGAAGGTTTGGATCAACAGAATGACTCACATGGCGTCTTGATTTCAGCAATTCTAAGCAATGCTCAATGGTCTTGCCAATCCGCGCATGGATTTCAATGCTTGAAATTTTAGACCATGTGGCACGTTCGCCCTCACGCTGTAAAATTTTAAACAAATGTGGACGTGGATTTTGGAGCATGTACTGATAATGTCGCAGGCTATAATTACCTACAATATTTAAGTCACCATAATAACGCTGATCCACAATGCCATAACCATGATCCAACAAACGGCGTACCGTGGGTACACGCCCCATGCGATCACGGGTAAAGTTCATCACATCAATCGCAATCGTTTTGCCATGGGTACGCACAATACGCTCAGGCCAGCTGAGCAAGTCAGTACGAAAGCGTCCTGCATCGCTTTGCATAAACGGCACAATATGCGGATTAACCTGACTGGCGATGGTGTAGTTAATATTATATAAGCGCGCCATTTTTTCTTGAGGGAAATCACTTCTCACACTGCCATCAACCCATCGAATACTCGCCAAATACGGGGTGTGTACCCCATCATAGCGCTTACTGGTCAATCTCACTGGTGGAAACAAGATAGGCACAGCGCAAGACGCCAAGACTGCACTCCAAACCAATAGATCTGGCGCAGTGTATTTATTCATAATTCGTGCATCTTCTTGCGCGGCGTTATAGGGTGCAACACTGATATTGATATCAAAGCCCGATTTTTCATAGGCCTCTTGAAAAGTTAAATCCCCTAAGTTTTCAATCAGAAATTTTTTCAAATATCGTACATCTGCGATGCCACCATCGCCTCGGATCAGCTCTTTTAAACTCCGAAAATGAAAAGCTTCACTATAAAAGCTCTTTCCCGTTAACAACTGCTGGATTTCATCTGCGGTCGATACACCCAACATGCCGGTCATCATTGCGCCCGCACTTGAACCTGAAAGCACCTTCGGCATCAGATCTTGCTCAATCAGTGCTTTACATACCCCAGTATGAAATAAACCTAAGGATGCACCTCCAGAGAACATCATGGCGGGTTGACCATAGGCAAGCCTACAATTTTCAAAGAATTCGATTTTTTCTTGAACAGTTAAAGCATCGCATTGGCTAGATGCAATAAAAATCAAACTTTGACTAACCGCTTCAATATAGTCTTCAATCAACTTTTTGGTGCCGACATAGGTTTCGCTAAACAGCATCGGATGTCCGATATTGCCCACATCATGGCTAAAACCTTCACGTAAAATATACATCAGATCTGGCACCCGATGATTGCTTTGATAACGACGCAGTAGATTTAAGCGGTGTGAAATAATTTCAGCATCAAAATACGCTGAAGAATTATCATATTTCCACTCTTGTGCCCCGGTTTCTTCATCGAGTTTTAAAGCAATGGATTTCCATTCCTCATAACTTTCGGCTCTTTCCAGCTCACGCTTCATTTTTTTTATGCGATAGGCTTGATGTGGATTTAAATCACGTACTCGAGCTAAGACCATTGCGCCGATTCCTTGAATGCGAAGACACAGCATTTGTATAATTGTTGCTCAGACTATGCGTAAAAAAATTAAATTAATCAATCGTCAAAACTTATATTTTGTTGACTATAGGTGTCATATACATGCGGTGTGTTGGCTTGCATGTTAGACCTAGGTTATTCTTAGATTCTAGATTAATATAGTTTTCAATCAGACTATACCTATACATATTATGGCGACTTTGGAACTTCCTGATCATCTTTTACAGCGTTTAAGTACTGTGCTTGAACAACTTCAACACGTGTTGCCAGAACCTCAGCAAGCACCGGATTTTTCTGCGCCTGCATTTAAATGGCAACACAAACAGCTTAAAGCACTACATGATCCCAAAATCATCGACTTGGAAGATCTAAAAGGTATACAGCGTCAAAAAGAAAAATTACTGCAAAATACCGAGCAATTTCTAAACGGCTACCCTGCCAATGATGTGTTATTGACTGGATCTCGCGGTACTGGAAAATCATCCATCGTGCGCTCCCTCCTGTCGAAATATGTCGACCAAGGTTTACGCTTAATTGAAATTGAACGTGATGATCTGTCTGATCTACCTGAAATTCAAAAACTGATTCAACATCGTGCTGAGAAATTTATCGTCTACTGTGATGATTTAGCATTTAACGCAGAAGATGAAAATTATCGCAGCTTAAAAAGCGTACTCGATGGCTCTCTTCAATCAGGTGCAAATAATTTTATTATTTATGCCACCAGTAACCGTCGCCATTTACTGCCAGAATTTATGCATGAAAATACCCCTGTAAAACGTGTTGACGTTCCGCAATACACTGAGTTACACCCCCAAGAAGCGATTGAAGAAAAAATCTCATTATCAGATCGTTTTGGTTTGTGGCTGTCGTTTTATCCCATGGATCAAAATTTATATCTCGAGATTGTGGAACATTATTTGGGAAAAGAGAATATGCCGTTCACTGACATTGTGCGGGCCGAATCACTACGTTGGTGTCAAGCACGCGGGCAACGATCAGGACGAGCAGCTTACCAATTTTCTAAGCATTGGATTGGCTCACAGAAATTAGCGCAACATTCAACATAGGCATGCTATGTCCAGTTTAAAGGTATATGGGGCTGTATTTTTATTTGGCGCTCAACGCTTAACTGGACCATATAATCAGCACTTATCTCGCTTATTTTGATTTGTGCATATCTAAGTCAATCAAAATGCTTCAAAATCAGCAAAATTTCTTTGAACTTGAATATTGTTCATTATTCAGAGAA
This genomic window from Acinetobacter sp. TGL-Y2 contains:
- a CDS encoding DUF3336 domain-containing protein, which gives rise to MVLARVRDLNPHQAYRIKKMKRELERAESYEEWKSIALKLDEETGAQEWKYDNSSAYFDAEIISHRLNLLRRYQSNHRVPDLMYILREGFSHDVGNIGHPMLFSETYVGTKKLIEDYIEAVSQSLIFIASSQCDALTVQEKIEFFENCRLAYGQPAMMFSGGASLGLFHTGVCKALIEQDLMPKVLSGSSAGAMMTGMLGVSTADEIQQLLTGKSFYSEAFHFRSLKELIRGDGGIADVRYLKKFLIENLGDLTFQEAYEKSGFDINISVAPYNAAQEDARIMNKYTAPDLLVWSAVLASCAVPILFPPVRLTSKRYDGVHTPYLASIRWVDGSVRSDFPQEKMARLYNINYTIASQVNPHIVPFMQSDAGRFRTDLLSWPERIVRTHGKTIAIDVMNFTRDRMGRVPTVRRLLDHGYGIVDQRYYGDLNIVGNYSLRHYQYMLQNPRPHLFKILQREGERATWSKISSIEIHARIGKTIEHCLELLKSRRHVSHSVDPNLQSNSVAHHSASAQASS
- a CDS encoding protein kinase domain-containing protein, producing the protein MIQTFNQIQWRIIQPQLKQALNPARSQNFGRRLFQVQLYDQLFWLKLQLKSHSAEHEVALYNEIQCYRHILKQAPELLARFEVIDTTCLGLQEDYLEQGILLGHTDPLFQHSPHSLSQAEIYQCLYLSLDLLKQLHALSWVHGDLKVEHFRKIHDRAVLIDFEQAFSVKFSQNIKHTATPRYMAPELFHAQAKSYASDAYALGIIWLEWLTQEKLQAKSYLDWAKLHCQQLKIELPKRYQVFEAVLSGLLSKEKSHRCTNFYQIKQLLSQNEQRKSTE
- a CDS encoding ATP-binding protein, whose protein sequence is MATLELPDHLLQRLSTVLEQLQHVLPEPQQAPDFSAPAFKWQHKQLKALHDPKIIDLEDLKGIQRQKEKLLQNTEQFLNGYPANDVLLTGSRGTGKSSIVRSLLSKYVDQGLRLIEIERDDLSDLPEIQKLIQHRAEKFIVYCDDLAFNAEDENYRSLKSVLDGSLQSGANNFIIYATSNRRHLLPEFMHENTPVKRVDVPQYTELHPQEAIEEKISLSDRFGLWLSFYPMDQNLYLEIVEHYLGKENMPFTDIVRAESLRWCQARGQRSGRAAYQFSKHWIGSQKLAQHST